The following proteins are encoded in a genomic region of Periophthalmus magnuspinnatus isolate fPerMag1 chromosome 21, fPerMag1.2.pri, whole genome shotgun sequence:
- the LOC117389879 gene encoding tubulin alpha chain isoform X4 gives MRECISVHVGQAGAQIGNACWELYCLEHGIQPDGQMPSDKTIGGGDDSFNTFFSETGAGKHVPRAIFVDLEPTVIDEIRTGTYRQLFHPEQLITGKEDAANNYARGHYTIGKEIIDVVLDRTRKLADQCTGLQGFLIFHSFGGGTGSGFTSLLMERLSVDYGKKSKLEFAIYPAPQVSTAVVEPYNSILTTHTTLEHSDCAFMVDNEAIYDICRRNLDIERPSYTNLNRLIGQIVSSITASLRFDGALNVDLTEFQTNLVPYPRIHFPLATYAPVISAEKAYHEQLSVADITNTCFEPANQMVKCDPRHGKYMACCLLYRGDVVPKDVNSAIAAIKTKRSIQFVDWCPTGFKVGINYQPPTVVPGGDLAKVQRAVCMLSNTTAIAEAWARLDHKFDLMYAKRAFVHWYVGEGMEEGEFSEAREDMAALEKDYEEVGADNIGAEDDGEEY, from the exons ATG cGTGAATGCATTTCTGTTCATGTTGGCCAAGCTGGGGCACAAATTGGTAATGCCTGCTGGGAGCTGTATTGTCTGGAGCATGGGATTCAGCCTGATGGTCAGATGCCCTCTGATAAAACTATTGGAGGAGGTGACGACTCCTTCAACACTTTCTTCAGTGAAACTGGTGCAGGGAAACATGTCCCAAGAGCCatctttgtggatctggagcccACTGTCATAG ATGAAATACGTACAGGAACCTACCGGCAGTTGTTTCATCCTGAGCAGCTGATCACAGGAAAAGAGGATGCAGCCAATAACTACGCCCGCGGACACTACACCATCGGCAAAGAGATCATTGATGTGGTTTTGGACAGGACACGCAAACTG GCCGACCAGTGCACAGGTCTGCAGGGGTTCCTCATTTTCCACTCTTTTGGGGGAGGAACTGGCTCTGGTTTCACGTCTCTGTTGATGGAGAGGCTCTCTGTCGATTACGGTAAAAAGTCCAAATTAGAGTTTGCGATTTACCCAGCCCCTCAGGTGTCCACTGCAGTGGTGGAGCCGTACAACTCCATCCTGACCACCCACACAACCCTGGAGCACTCTGACTGTGCTTTTATGGTGGACAACGAGGCCATCTATGACATCTGCCGTAGGAACCTGGACATTGAGAGGCCGAGCTACACCAATCTGAACAGGCTGATTGGTCAGATTGTGTCCTCTATCACAGCCTCCTTGCGCTTTGATGGAGCCCTGAATGTTGACCTGACTGAGTTTCAGACCAACTTGGTGCCTTATCCTCGTATCCACTTCCCTCTTGCTACTTATGCCCCTGTCATCTCTGCTGAAAAGGCTTACCATGAGCAGCTCTCTGTAGCTGACATTACTAATACTTGCTTTGAGCCAGCCAATCAGATGGTGAAGTGTGATCCTCGTCATGGTAAATACATGGCTTGTTGTCTTCTGTACCGTGGTGATGTTGTGCCAAAAGATGTCAACTCTGCTATTGCTGCAATCAAAACCAAGCGCTCCATCCAGTTTGTGGATTGGTGTCCAACTGGTTTCAAGGTGGGCATCAACTATCAGCCTCCAACAGTGGTCCCTGGTGGAGACCTGGCCAAAGTGCAGAGAGCTGTGTGCATGCTGAGCAACACCACAGCCATCGCTGAGGCCTGGGCCAGACTGGACCACAAGTTTGACCTGATGTATGCCAAGAGAGCATTTGTGCACTGGTATGTGGGAGAGGGTATGGAGGAGGGTGAGTTCTCAGAGGCCAGGGAGGACATGGCTGCTTTGGAGAAGGATTATGAAGAAGTGGGAGCTGACAAcataggagcagaggatgatggTGAAGAATATTAA